Genomic DNA from Hordeum vulgare subsp. vulgare chromosome 2H, MorexV3_pseudomolecules_assembly, whole genome shotgun sequence:
ATGATCGCGCAGCTGCTGCCGCACGTGCAGGAGCCGGAGGCGGCTCAGCCGCTAGCCGGGCTGGGCGACACGCTCCGGGACGCCCACGAGCTCGTCGTGTCCTGCCAGGGGAGGAGCGCAGCGTACCAGTTCGTCATGGCCGGCAGGACGGCCGAAAGGTTCAGGGAGGTGCAGGGCAAGATCGACTCCTACCTCATCCTCTTCCCAGTGATCAGCCACATCGGCATCACACGCCGCCTCCAACGGATCTACAACGTCCTTGTGCCAGATGACTCAACTAGAGATGAACCGCCGTCTCTACTTCCACAGTCGTTGCAGCTGCAGGTAAATTGATCGTGTTGCTCCCTGACACGGTGTTACCGACCTACACGCTCTCACTGCTCATTTATGGTCTCATTTGTTGTGGTCTCTTTTTTCAGGAGTCTACAGAGCTTGCTCGGGAGGTACTGCCGCACGGAATTCAGGAATTCACGTTGCCGGAGATCATGGCTGCCACCAATAGCTTCGCCCCTAACACCGTGATCGGTGAGGGCGGCTCCGGAAAGGTGTACATGGGCAGGCTGTACGATGGACGAAAGGTGGCCATCAAGCGCTTCAATAACGATGACTACCAGGTAGAGGACTTCAACTCAGAGCTCGACATCCTATCACGGCTCCGACACAAACACATCATCTGCATCCTTGGATCATGTCTGAGTGTGAGCAAGGACAAGCGCCTGTTAGTCACtctgcaaaagaaaaaaagggacctGCTAACCAGGTGGAGAAAGGAGCAGCAAGTGCCAGAAGAGCAGGAAGGGCCAGAACAGCGGGAGAGGCTAATCGTCTACGAGTACATGGAGAACGGCACGCTCTCCAACCACCTGCATCCTGATCCAGGGGACTCCACCTTGTCGCCGGTGACGGCGTCCTGGAAGATGCGCATGGATGTGCTCCTGGGTGTGTCCCGTGCCATCGAGCACCTGCACTGTCATGCCAACCCACCGATCATCCACCGGGACATCAAATCAGCTAACATCCTTTTTGATGCCAATTGGGTGCCGCGTTTGTCCGACTTCGGCATTTCGGTCCTCTGGGACATGTTGACTGAGGAATGCTTTGAGGAGCCCGGCTTTGCAGGCACATCGGGGTACCTCGACCCTGAGTATTTGCACACATTTCGTGTGAAGCCGGCGAGCGATGTGTACAGCCTGGGCGTGGTCATACACGAGGTTTTGACAGGGAAAAGGCCGTATTcccgaggagaggaggagatgtaTAGAGATATGGTATCCTTTGCACTACCCATCATCGAGGCTGGTAATATTGAGGACTTGTTGGACAGGCGACCTTTACCGGAGCCAACGCCATGGCAGCTACATGCGTTGAAACGTGTAGCGCAGATTGCACGTTGCTGCGTAAGGTTGGCTGGGAAGGACCGGCCGGCCATATCAGACATTGTTGCCAACCTCGAGATGGCGCACGAGTTGATCTGCAGGGACGAGCCAGGTTTAGTTGACGAGCCATGTCTGTGGCCCTTTCTCAAAAATGTTGAAGACTCACCGGACTCGCCACATGCCAGCAACGTGTCATCGAACTCGCCAGACTCGCCACGCCGCCTCCAACGGATCTACAACGTCCTTGTGCCAGATGACTCAACTAGAGATGAACCGGCGTCTCCACTTCCACAGTCGTTGCAGCTGCAGGTAAATTGATCGTGTTGCTCCCTGACACGACAATGCAGAAATTGACACGGTGTTACCGACCTACACGCTCTCACTACTCATTTATGGTCTCATTTGTTGTGGTCTCTTTTTCAGGAGTCTACAGAGCTTGCTCAGGAGGTACTGCCGCACGGAATTCAGGAATTCACGTTGCCGGAGATCATGGCTGCCACCAATAGCTTCGCCCCTAACACCGTGATCGGTGAGGGCGGCTCCGGAAAGGTGTACATGGGCAGGCTCTATGATGGACGAGAGGTGGCCATCAAGCGCTTCAATAACGATGACTACCAGGTAGAGGACTTCAACTCAGAGCTCGACATCCTATCACGGCTCCGACACAAACACATCATCTGCATCCTTGGATCGTGTCTGAGTGTGAGCAAGGACAAGCGCCTGTTAGTCACtctgcaaaagaaaaaaagggacctGCTAACCAGGTGGAGAAAGGAGCAGCAAGTGCCAGAAGAGCAGGAAGGGCCAGAACAGCGGGAGAGGCTAATCGTCTACGAGTACATGGAGAACGGCACGCTCTCCAACCACCTGCATCCTGATCCAGGGGACTCCACCTTGTCGCCGGTGACGGCGTCCTGGAAGATGCGCATGGATGTGCTCCTGGGTGTGTCCCGTGCCATCGAGCACCTGCACTGTCATGCCAACCCACCGATCATCCACCGGGACATCAAATCAGCTAACATCCTTTTTGATGCCAATTGGGTGCCGCGTTTGTCCGACTTCGGCATTTCGGTCCTCTGGGACATGGCGACTGAGGAATGCTTTGAGGAGCCCGGCTTTGCAGGCACATTGGGGTACCTCGACCCTGAGTATTTGCACACATTTCGTGTGATGCCGGCGAGCGATGTGTACAGCCTGGGCGTGGTCATACTCGAGGTTTTGACAGGGAAAAGGCTGTATTcccgaggagaggaggagatgtaTAGAGATATGGTATCCTTTGCACTACCCATCATCGAGGCTGGTAATATTGAGGACTTGTTGGACAGGCGACCTTTAACGGAGCCAACGCCGTGGCAGCTACATGCGTTGAAACGTGTGGCGCAGATTGCACGTTGCTGCGTGAGGCTGGCTGGGAAGGACCGGCCGGCCATATCAGACATTGTTGCCAACCTCGAGATGGCGCACGAGTTGATCTGCAGGCACGAGCCAGGTTTAGTTGACGAGCCATGTCTGTGGCCCTTTCTCAAAAATGTTGAAGACTGACCGGACTCGCCACATGGCAGTAGCGTGTCATCGACATGCTACTATTCCAATCTGGTACATTACAAGCTAACTCAACTTTGTTCACAtcaattaattgcaaccatgttcATGCACTGATTAAGGGGGCTCACTGCTCATTTTGTGGCCTCTTACTTAATTAGGAACCTGACGTGTTGGAAAATGGACCATGACACCAATGGCCCAAGGTAGGTGATGAGTGGCCGTCAATCGCTTCAATCACCCCGATGAACATCGTGTTACCATGCTTAGGTAACGCCCCGCTTCTTGTAATATAGATGAGCTTGCTGGAGCCAGCATTTTAAGACAAAGCTCGGGATGGACCCCCAATATTATGTATAGTTTGCTTCTTCATCATCTACCCTGTTGTCTTTTTTAAGAACATTTGTTCGATGGTATTTTCATATAATAATTAAATAAAGTACATATGTAGTACAAATGAAATAAAATACAAGAATGGTTTATACAATACCAGCCCTAGGTAACTTAGAGACCAGAGTAAGAGAAGATAATAATGATGGTGCGGATGTTGTTATAGCTATGTTGCTGTAAGGAAATGTCGTGGTAGTTTAGAAGCCTGATGTAGGATGTGCTGCGTATGGATTGATGTCCTGTTTTCTGTTTCTTTGTAGAAGAGTTGCAGTCTTGTACGTATGTTGAAACAtcgaaaaaatctgaaactttgcaagatcaaAGAGGATCAAACTTTTTAGGTGCTTGCAACTTTTCATGTGAAAAAAACATTTGAGGAGCTGTACATAGAAAAAACATTTTAGTACTCCAAATTTTGAGCACTTTTGGCACTGAAATATGAAACTTGTTCGTACACCTTTCTCTACATGGTATTTTGGCATGAGAACTTGTAAGAACCTACAAAGTTTGATCATCTTATATGTTGTAAAGTTTTAGATTTTTTATaactttttctatttatttttattttactatTCATTGGGGGTGCCTAGACG
This window encodes:
- the LOC123424362 gene encoding receptor like protein kinase S.2-like encodes the protein MALWTGLGQAATVAQLVGADVGGLISMIVQAAMTARQNRSECEQLARRVLMIAQLLPHVQEPEAAQPLAGLGDTLRDAHELVVSCQGRSAAYQFVMAGRTAERFREVQGKIDSYLILFPVISHIGITRRLQRIYNVLVPDDSTRDEPPSLLPQSLQLQESTELAREVLPHGIQEFTLPEIMAATNSFAPNTVIGEGGSGKVYMGRLYDGRKVAIKRFNNDDYQVEDFNSELDILSRLRHKHIICILGSCLSVSKDKRLLVTLQKKKRDLLTRWRKEQQVPEEQEGPEQRERLIVYEYMENGTLSNHLHPDPGDSTLSPVTASWKMRMDVLLGVSRAIEHLHCHANPPIIHRDIKSANILFDANWVPRLSDFGISVLWDMLTEECFEEPGFAGTSGYLDPEYLHTFRVKPASDVYSLGVVIHEVLTGKRPYSRGEEEMYRDMVSFALPIIEAGNIEDLLDRRPLPEPTPWQLHALKRVAQIARCCVRLAGKDRPAISDIVANLEMAHELICRDEPGLVDEPCLWPFLKNVEDSPDSPHASNVSSNSPDSPRRLQRIYNVLVPDDSTRDEPASPLPQSLQLQESTELAQEVLPHGIQEFTLPEIMAATNSFAPNTVIGEGGSGKVYMGRLYDGREVAIKRFNNDDYQVEDFNSELDILSRLRHKHIICILGSCLSVSKDKRLLVTLQKKKRDLLTRWRKEQQVPEEQEGPEQRERLIVYEYMENGTLSNHLHPDPGDSTLSPVTASWKMRMDVLLGVSRAIEHLHCHANPPIIHRDIKSANILFDANWVPRLSDFGISVLWDMATEECFEEPGFAGTLGYLDPEYLHTFRVMPASDVYSLGVVILEVLTGKRLYSRGEEEMYRDMVSFALPIIEAGNIEDLLDRRPLTEPTPWQLHALKRVAQIARCCVRLAGKDRPAISDIVANLEMAHELICRHEPGLVDEPCLWPFLKNVED